GACACGAGTGCCCGCCGGGCCTGCTCCCTGGGCAGACTGCTTCGCTCGCCGAGCTTCTCCAGGAAGAGCGAGTAGCTGCGGGTGCACCGGGCCCGGTGCCTCCGCTCGCGCAACAGCCGTAGCTCGTCCTCCATCCGCTCGGGCTCGTCCGCCATGGTGCGTCCTCCCATCTGTACGGTGGTGATCACCCGGGGCGGATGCACCTGCCTGGCACCTCTCTGGAAAGCAGGCAGGGGAGCGGAGCGAGGGGACCAGGCCGACTTGCGGTGCGGGTCCCCGGAAATAGGAGGAGGGGCGGACTCAGCCCTGCCGCCAGGCGGCGAGGGCGAACAGCACCCAGCCCACGAGGAAGCCCACGCCTCCCAGGGGAGTGATGGCGCCCAGGACGCGCACGCCGGAGAGCGCCAGGGCGTACAGGCTGCCGGAGAAGAGCACGATGCCCACCACCAGGGCCCATCCCGCGCCGTTGAGCAGGGGGCTGGGCCGCAGGTGCGCGAGCAGACCGACCGCGATGAGCCCCAGCGAGTGATACATGTGGTAACGCGCGCCTGTTTCGAAGATGGTTTGCATGTCCGGAGGGAGCCTCGTGCGCAGGGCATGTGCACCGAAAGCTCCAGCCGCCACAGACAGGAACGCGCTTGCCGCGCCGAGAATGAGCCACAGACGCATCGTCGAGCGCCTTTCTTTCCTCAGAAGTCCGACCGAGGCACCCTACCGCGCCCAGTCCAGCGCGTCTCTACTTTCTCCCGATGCCAGCTCCCTCCTCCAAGAAGCCCACTTCCCGTAAGTCCTCTCCTCCCGCGCTCCAGCCCTTCGAGCTGCGGCCCTCGTCCATCCAGGGTCAGGGCGCCTTCGCCACGCGCCCCATCAAGAAGGGCGATCGCATCATCGAGTACCTCGGCGAGCGCATCACCCAGGACGAGGCGGACGAGCGCTACGACGACAGTGCCATGGCGCGCCACCACACCTTCCTCTTCAGCGTGGACGACGACACGGTCATCGACGCGGCGCGGGGGGGCAACGACGCCCGGTTCATCAACCACTCGTGCGCTCCCAACTGTCAGGCCTTCCTGGAGGACGAGCGCATCTACATCTACGCCCTGCGCGACATCGCCGTGGGCGATGAGCTCAGCTACGACTACGGCTACGAGCGCACCGAGGACATGGGCCCCGAGGAGGAGGCGCTCTACGTCTGCCGCTGTGGCGCTCCCAATTGCCGGGGCACCATCCTCGCTCCCCTGAAGAAGGAGGAGCCCAAGAAGAAGGCATCCGCGAAGAAGTCCTCGAAGAAGACTTCTTCCTCGAAGAAGAAGTCGTCGAAGAAGGCGCCCTCGAAGGTGGGGGGCAAGCGCGCGTCCAAGGCCCGGTCCGGACGGGGGGACAAGGGCCGCACGCGCGCGGCCCGCGGGTAAGCGCGAGAGGGTGGACACCGGGAGTCGAACCGGGCACCGTCCCGTCGCCGCGCGCCCCGGCCTGCTCCCGGGGCGTGACGGGTTGACCCGTACGGAGGACCCTCTTTGACCCTCTCCCTCTTCGCGGCGCTCGCCCTGACCGCCGCGCCCACCGCCCCTCAGCCGTACACCGCCCAGGATCAGGTGATGATGCGCCGGATCCAGGATCCGAGCGTGTCTCCGGATGGCAAGCGCATCGCCTTCGTGCTGCGCACCACGGACCTGGAGGCCAACCGCGGCCGCACCGATCTGTGGCTCGTCAACACGGACGGGACTTCCCCGCGTCAGCTCACCTTCACTCCGGAGAGCGAGGGGCAGCCCACCTGGAGCCCCGATGGTCAGAGCCTCTTCTTCCTCTCCTCGCGGGGCGGCTCGAGCCAGGTGTTCCTCCTGCCCCTGGACGGGGGGGAGTCGCGCGCCGTCACGAAGCTGCCCCTGGACGTGAGCGCCTTCCGCCTGTCGCGCGATGGCCGGATGCTCGCCGTGGCCCTGGAGGTCTACCCCGACTGCCCCACGCTGGAGTGCACCCCCCAGCGCCAGAAGGAGCAGGCGCAGAAGAAGAGCACGGGCCGCGTCCATGAGCAGCTCTTCGTCCGGCACTGGGACACCTGGGCGGATGGCCGGCGCTCGCACCTCTTCGTGCTGCCGGTGGATGGCTCCGCCGCCCCGCGTGACGTGATGGCGGGCATGGACGCGGACGGTCCCAGCAAGCCCTTCGGCGGCCCGGAGGAGTTCACCTTCACTCCGGATGGCAAGGGGCTCGTCTTCACCGCGCGCGACGTGGGCCGCACGGAGGCGTGGAGCACGGACCTGGATCTCTTCCTCGCCTCCGTGGAGCGTCCCGGCAAGCCGCGCAAGCTCACCGAGAAGAACCGCGCCACGGACACCCAGCCCGTGTTCAGCCCGGATGGCAAGACGCTCGCCTACCTCGCCATGTCACGCCCCGGCTTCGAGGCGGACCGGCTGCGCGTGGTGCTGCGCGCGTGGCCGGAGGGCCCGGAGCGCGTCCTCGCCGAGTCGTGGGATCGCTCGGCGGGCGCGCTCACCTGGAGCGCGGACGGCAAGTCGTTGCTCGCCACCGCGGCGGACACGGGGCAGCAGCCCGTCTTCTCCCTGGATGTGGCGAGCGGTCAGGTGCGCACGCTCATGGGGCAGGGAAGCTGCTCGGATCCCCGCGCCCTGCCGGATGGCCGCGTCGTCTTCCTTCGCGATGATCTCAAGTCACCCGCGGACCTGTACGTGATGCGCGCGGATGGGAGCGAGCCGCGCCAGCTCACGCGCGTCAACGCGGACGCCCTGGCACGCATCCGCTTCGGCGACTTCGAGCAGTTCTCCTTCCCGGGTTGGAATGGCGAGAAGGTGCACGCCTTCGTGGTGAAGCCGGTCGACTTCGAGCCGAAGAAGAAGTACCCGGTGGCCTTCCTCATCCACGGCGGTCCCCAGGGCAGCTTCGGCAACCACTTCCACTACCGGTGGAACCCGCAGGCGTACGCGGGCCGGGGCTACGTGGCGGTGATGGTCGACTTCCACGGCTCCACGGGCTACGGCCAGGCCTTCACCGACTCCATCAGCGGGGACTGGGGTGGCAAGCCCCTGGAGGATCTTCGCAAGGGGCTGGAGGCCGCGCTCGCCCGCTACCCCTTCATGGACGCCGGCCGGGTGTGCGCGCTGGGCGCCAGCTATGGCGGCTTCATGATCAACTGGCTCGAGAGCCAGGAGCCCGAGCGCTTCCGCTGCCTGGTGAATCATGACGGCAACCTCGACGAGAAGATGGCGTACTTCAACACCGAGGAGCTGTGGTTCCCCGAGTGGGAGCACGGGGGCACGCCGTGGGAGAAGCCCGAGGGCTTCACCAAGCACAACCCGATCGATCACGTGGCGAAGTGGAAGACGCCCATGCTGGTCATCCACGGTGGGCAGGACTTCCGCGTGGTGGACACGCAGGGCCTGTCCACCTTCACCGTGCTGCAGCGCCGGGGCATCCCCTCCAAGCTGCTCTACTTCCCGGATGAGAACCACTGGGTGGTCAAGCCCGCCAACAGCCTGCAGTGGCACGAGGAGGTGCTGAGCTGGTTGGACCAGTGGACGAAGAACCCGGCGCCCAAGGCGAAGGCCGCGAAGTAGCTTTCTCGGGGCTCTGTCGCCACCGCGACAGAGTTCCGCCGCGGGTTCCTCCACTCTTCCATCTGGCCCGAGGAGTGGAAGGATGCCCGAGATGACGCACTACATTCGCTACACCGATTCCGTGGAGGTCCGCCAGGCGGACGAGGACGCGCTGATCCAGAAGATCGTCACGTCGATGGGACGGGTGAACCGCGCTCACTTCGAGCACCACCGTCATGCCCTGCGCGACGCGCACGCCAAGAGCCATGGGGTGCTCGTGGGCACGTTGACCGTGCTCGACGGTCTGCCGGAGCACCTGCGCCAGGGGGTCTTCGCCGAGCCGCGCAGCTACCCCATCGTGGTGCGCTTCTCCTCGGCGCCGGGAGAGCTGCAGAGCGATCGCATCGCGACCCTGCGGGGCATGGCCATCAAGATGCTGGGGGTGGAGGGGAACAAGGTCCTGCCGGAGCACCGGGACGAGAAGACCCAGGACTGGCTGCTGGTCAATCATCCGGTCATCCCGTTCGGGGATGTCTCCGCCTATTGGAAGGCCCAGCAGTTCGCCGAGAGCCGTGGCTCCACTTCCGAGTTCTCCAAGCAGCTCACCTCCACGCTCGCGCGAGGTGCCCACAAGGTGCTGGGGCTGGCCGGCGTCCACAACGAGACGGTGAAGGTTCTGGCGGTGCGCAACACCCATCCGCTGGGGGAGACGTTCCACAGCATGGCCGCGCTGCGCTTCGGGGACTACCTCGCGAAGCTCAGCGCCGCCCCCTTGTCCCCGGAGCTCCGGCGGCTCACGGGCAGGGAACTCGACATCGATGAGCCGTCCTCGGGCGTGCGCGACCTCGTCACCGCCTTCTTCGACGCGCACCCGGCGGAGTACGAATTGAGGGCCCAGCTGTGCACGGACCTGGAGCGCATGCCGGTGGAGGACGCCTCGGTCGAGTGGCCCGAGAGCCTGTCGCCCCACCAGCCCATCGCGAGGATCTCCCTGCCCCGTCAGGACGCCTACAGCCCCGCGCGCCGCGTCTACGCCGATGACGTGCTGTCCTTCAACCCCTGGCATTGCATCGAGGCGCATCGCCCCCTGGGCTCCATCATGCGCGTGCGGCGCACGGCCTATGAGGCCTCCTCCCGCTTCCGGCACGAGATGAACGTGCGCCCGCGCGTGGAGCCCCGAGACATCTCGGACATTCCGGCCTGAGCCGGGGCGGGGTAGGGTGACGGGCCATGGCTCCGTCCCCTGATTTCGACGCCTACCGCTCCGAGTTCCCCATCGTGCGCGAGCAGCTCGCCTTCAACCACGCGGGCGTCTCGCCCACGAGCCAGCGGGCCGCCACCGCCATCCGGGAGTGGTCGGAGGATCTGCTGCTGCACGGCGTGCGCTACGAGCGGGGTTGGGAGGCGCGCACCGAGGCCACCCGGGCGCTCGCCGCCCGCATCATCGGCGCCGAGCCCGAGGAGATCGCCTTCGTGCGCAACACGGGCCATGGACTCGGCCTCGTCGCCGAGGGGCTCGACTGGCGCCCCGGGGACGAGGTCGCCGTCGCCGCGTCCATCGAGTACCCCTCCAACGTCTATCCCTGGCTGCACCTGCGCGACCGCGGCGTGAGCGTGCGGGAGATCGAAGCGCGCGAGGGCGGGGTGACCCCCGAGGCCGTGGCCGCCGCGCTGACCCCCCGCACCCGGCTCGTCGCCGTGAGCTCCGTGCAGTTCGCCTCGGGCCACCGCACGGACCTGGAGGCCATTGGAGCGTTGTGCGAGCGCGCGGGCGTCCTCTTCTGCGTGGATGGCATCCAGAGCGTGGGTTGCATCCCCGTGGACGTGAAGAAGTGCCGCATCCACTTCCTCAGCGCTGACAGCCACAAGTGGATGATCGGCGTGGCGGGCATCGGCTTCTTCTACGTGGACCGGAACGTGTTGCCGCGCGTGCGGCCCGTGCTCGTCGGCTGGCGCTCCACCACCGACCTCTGGAACTTCAACCGGTCCCACTTCGAGCTGCGCCCGGATGCCAGGAAGTTCGAGGAGGGCAGCCACAACTACGCGGGCATCTACGCGCTCCACGCCGCCCTGGGCCTGCTGCTGGAGGTGGGGATGGACGCCGTCGCGGCGCGCATCCGCGAGCTGCTCGTCCACGCGGACGCGGAGCTGCGTGCCCTGGGGTGCTCCACCGGCCCCACCCCCGAGCACCGCGCGGGAATCCTCACCTTCCTGCCGCCTCGGGGGGATGTGACGGCGCTCGCCGCGCACCTCACCGAGCACCTCGTGAGCTTCTCCCTGCGCCGGGGCCGCATCCGCCTCTCGCCCCACTTCTACATCCAGCCCGCCGAGGTGGACCGCGTCGTGGCGCTGGTGCGTGACTTCTCCGGACGGTGAGCGTCCAGACGAGGAGGTCCTGGTGAACACGAACGAACTGGCGTCGCTCGCTCGCCTCGACGGCATGGCTCAGGCGGAGCTGTGTGCTCGGGGCGAGGTCTCGGCGGCCGAGTTGTTCGACGCGTGCCTGGCTCGCATCGACGCGTTGAACCCGCTGTTGCGTCCGGTCGTCACGGTCGCCCGCGAGCGCCCCCTCCCGGCGGGTCCGGGGCCATTTTCCGGAGTGCCCTTCCTGGTGAAGGACTCCACGCCCTGGCCCGGTCTGCGATGGTCGATGGGCTCGCGGTTGTTCGCGGCCAATGTCGCCCAGCGGCAGACGCCCTATGGCAAACGGCTCGAGGAGTCGGGGCTCGTGTGTGCCGGCAAGAGCGCGGCATCGGAGTTCGGATTGCTCGCCAGCACCGAGACGTTGCTCGAGGGCGTGACGCACAATCCGTGGGAGCTCGCCTGCTCGGCCACGGGCTCGTCCGGTGGCAGCGCGGTCGCCGTCGCCGCGGGGCTCGTTCCGCTCGCGCACGCCAATGACGGGGGCGGTTCGCTTCGCATCCCCGCGTCGGCATGCGGTCTCTTCGGCTTCAAGCCGAGCCGTGGGCGCACGGTGCCCGCGAGCTTCGTCAGCTCGGACTTCGGCGACATGACGAGCGATCACTGCATCAGCCGCTCGGTGCGTGACAGCGCGCTGCTCCTTTCGCTCACCGAGGATCGCTCGAGTGCTGCGCCCGTCGGCTTCGTGCGCGATCCAATTGCTCGCAGGCTGCGCATCGCGGCCTGGACGCGTACGGCGATGGGCGAGGAGCCGGAGCCCAGGGTGCGCCGCGCCTACGATGAGGCGGTGGCACTGCTCTCCGAGCTCGGCCACGAGGTCGAGCCGATCACTCCGCCCCTCTTCGAGGGTCCCGAGCTGGGCGACGCGTTCTTCCTCGTTTCGGGCGCGGCCGTCGCGGACGTCGTCGAGAGGATTGATCAGACGCGTGACGAGCCCGTGCAACACGACGAGCTCGAGCCGTTCACCTGGGGGCTGGTCGAGACCTTCCTCGCGCGCGGTCCGGACGCGCTGCCACGAGCGCGTGCCGCCTTCGCGCGAGCGGTGCGCGCCTACGGCGAGGCGACTCGAGGGTACGACGTGGTGCTCACGCCGACGATCGCCACCGAGCCGTGGCGCATCGGGCACCTCTCTCCGATTCACGGGCGTGAGGAACTGCTGCGCCGCACGGGACGAGCCCTGGGTTACACGCCCATCCAGAACATCGCGGGTTGCCCCGGGATGTCCGTGCCCCTTCACTTTCCGGGGGACGGTCCTCCCATCGGCACACACTTCGCCGCGGCGCCCGGTGCCGATGCGTTGCTGCTCGGCCTCGCGTACCAGCTCGAGCAGGCACGCCCGTGGAAGGAGCGTTGGGCGCCCTATTCGATTCCCGCGCTCTTCTGACTGGCCTCACGACCGCGACACGTTCCCCCAGGAACGGGAGCCAGTCGGGAGCTACGCCGGAGGGTTGAGCATCCGTTGGCAGATGTCCTCCCAGGCCGAGCGGCTGACGCGCATCGCCGCGTTCTTGCAATGGATGATCAACTGACACGCCGATAGGTATTTTTCGAGCCTGGCTCTTCCTTCCACCAGCTCGCGAGGCTCGGGGGGGAGTTGCAGCGTCTTGACGAAGAGCCCCAGGAGTTGTCTCCACGTCTCGAGTACATCATGGAATGAAGCCTCCCAGCTCAGCCGATGACGTAAGGCTTGTACCCGCGGCCCCACCTCATCCCACCTTCCCGAGAGGACCCGGGTTGAAGCCAGCACGGCGAAGGCGTTGATCAGACTCCGTGCGTGCCTGACAAAGAAGTCTCGAGCCCGTCCATTGGACTGAGCCCAGATGCAGCTGCAGTCGAGGTTGAAGTCGTAGACGAGGTCGTGGCTGGCGCCGAGGTCGCGGATGAGGTCGCGAACAAGATTGAAGTCGAACTCGAGGCCGTGGGCCTCGAGCCGGCCGATGATGAGGGAGACGGCGAAATCGCGCTTGAGCCCGGGGTCGAACTCCTCGACGAGAAGGCGGTCGAGGTCTATCGCTTGGCTGATGTCGAAGGCGAGGGCCATGGCGAAGGCACGTCGGGCCGCGGTCTGCTCCGCATCGTCCAGGGGCACGTGCTTGCTGCTCGCCCAGCGCACGAGCCGGACGGCATTCCCCAAGTGCTTCTCGGCGGTCTGCTGCATGCGCAGCAGCAGCTCATCCGCCTGTCGGACCGCTCCCGCCAGGAGGATGAAGACCTCTCGCCAGCACGCATCGAACAGGTGCGTGCGGACGAGCTCCACGAGCCGCTGGGGGTCGTCATGCCAGACGGCCGTGAGGTACTCCTGAAGCGTGAGGTGCGAGAATGACCAGGCGTCCTGGGCCCGCTGAACGATGAGTCCTTGCTGGACCTCGATGGCCTGCAGCACCTGGTCGCCATTCAGGTGCTTGGGTGCATTGAGCTCCTCGCGGAGGAAGTGGGTGATGGAGTCGGTCAGCTCCCGGCGGGTGAAGAAGTAGCGGTCGTCGCGAAAGGCTGACGCGGCGATCTCGGCCAGCATCTGGACTTCCATCCTGACATGGAGCTCCCGGTAGACGGGCTCATGGTGGATGCGCTTGGAGGCGGCCCACCGCTCCATGAGAATCTCCAGTGCCTGCCGGTAGAGCTCGCTCCGGTTGGCGGGCAGGCGCTGGCGGTCATCGTAGGTGAGGCAGAGAAACGTCAGCAGCAGGGGCGTGTGGGCCAGCTCCTTGGCGGAGGCGTGGGCGGGTTCCCCGAGCGTCTTCAAGAACTCCTCGGCGAGCTGGTACTGGAGATCCGTGTCGGAGCGGAACCAGTTGTGGACGAAGCTGGCGATCTGCTGGTCGTCGAAGTCGGACAGCAGCACATCCTGGAAGCGGCTGAAGTATCCCTTGTAGAAAGCGGTTCGGCACGAGATGACGAAGCGATTGCCGCTGTATCGGTCCACGAAGTCACTCATGTGCGAGATGGCCTTGTCGAGCTGACAGTCGGGAATTTCATCCACGCCATCGAGGAGGATCAGCAGGCGTCCTTCCTCCAGGAGTGTTCCGGTCAACTCGCCGGACTCGGGCAGGCCACAGATCGCCAGCTCGTTCTGGATGAGCAGGGCGAGATCGATCGCATCCGTGCGGAAGCGGCGCAGCTCGATCAGGACGGGAAGGCAGTCGTGCTCGTAGCGGCTGAGTTCAATGGCACCGAGGTCGGGTCCGCGGCCGAGCGATTCGAGCAAGGGGACGCTCCAGGTTCGCCGCGGTAGGAGCGCCTCCAGGCCGAGCCGGCGGAGGAAGGTGGACTTGCCCGCCCCAGGGGAACCGAGGACGTTGAGAAAGCGGGACTTGTTGGCATGTTCCAGGCAGTCTGTCTTGCTGCCTGGACGTGCCTTTGGCCAGGACAAGCGCTTGCCTCGCAGAAGGAACAACTTGTGGAGCTCTTCCACCGAGCTGAAGCTCTTCATGGCCCGCGGAGGAATCGCCTGGGCGGCCACGTAGACTTCCCTCAAGGGAACAGGCCGATCCATGTTGAGGACCTTGATGTTCCCGTACCGCTCCAGGAAGTTCCGGGCGTACGCATGCATCCCCCGTCGAACCCTGTCATGGTCGGCGATGCGTTTGCCCAGACCCTTGAGTCCTTCCCAGACGAGCTGAAAGGCCGTGGCCGCGGTCAACGCCAGCAGTTGCTCCTCGACTCGTGACGACATGAACTCCCCTGAGCCGAAGGACCCAGGCTCCTCTTGGACGGAGAGTTCGGTGGAGGAATGTGAGCCCGCGGGGAGGCGCGTCTTTCTCGAGTTCGCGGGGTTGAAGAGTGCCCGCGCACCCAGGCGATGCCTTGCCTTGTTGGTTCGCGGGCGGGTGTTTCTACTCCGGACAGGGGATGCAACGGCCCTTGTTGTCGCGACAGGTGTAGTCCACCGGGCAGGGAGCCATGTCGGACCGCGAGAGCGCCAGCGCCGCCGTCCCGCCACCCAGCACCCCAGCGAGCAACACGGCTACCATCATCACGTTCTTCTTCGTGATGGAACGCCTCCATCGAGCCAACCATCGGCGGTTGGGACTCCAGCACACCCCGTATGGGCTCACCGTGTCAACAGGTGAAGGCTGGAACCGCGGCGGGCCGGCCTCTTCTCGCCTCGGCCCGCTCGGAGGAGCGGCAATGATTGTTCACGTGACACGTCGCGTGGCCGCCCAGAACAGCAGGGCCGTCATGCTGATCGCGGCCCCCAGCGCGCAGACGCCGGGCCAGCCTGTCCACGCATAGACCAGGGTCGAGGTGATGGAGCCGCTGGCGCTGCCGATGGAATAGAAGACCATGTAGCCGCCGATGAGCCGGCTGCGGGCATCCGGGCGCACGGCGAGGAGCATGCTCTGGTTGGTGACGTGGACCGCCTGGATGGCCAGATCGAGGAGGACGACCCCGACCGCCAGCGCCCACAGTGATGAGTGGGTGAAGGCGATGGGGAGCCACGCCACCAGCATCAGCGCGAGGGCCGCCCCCGTCGTCCATTGGCCCCAGCCGCGATCCGCGAGGCGGCCTGCCCGTCCGGCGCCAATGGCTCCGGCCACACCGGCGAGGCCGAACAAGCCGACTCCGGTGTGGGAGAGCGAGATGGGTGGCGCACTGAGTGGCAGGACCATGGAAGTCCACAACACGCTGAAGGTGGCGAAGATCAGCAGGGCGAGCACGGCGCGAACGCGCAGGAGCGGCTCCTCGCGGAACAGCACGAAAACGGAGCGCACGAGTTCAGGATAGGGCGGGGCGGCGCTTCTCCTCTCGTGGCGCGGGAGCACCCCGTACAGCAAGGCCGCCATGACCAGGGTCAAGCCCGCCGACGTGAGATAGACCGAACGCCATCCGCCGAGGTCCGCGAGCAGACCGGAGACGAAGCGGGCCAGCAGGATGCCGATGACGACCCCGCTCGTGACCGTCCCGACCACGCTCCCTCGTTCGTCGGAGGAAGCCAGGGTCGCGGCGAAGGCGACGAGCACCTGCACGACCACGGCGAGCAGGCCAACGATGATCATTCCCGCCAACAGCACGGTCGCCGTGGGGGCGCTGCCCACGCCAACCAATGCCAGCGCGGACAACAGGCCCTGGCCGGCGATCAGCCGGCGGCGATCGACCAGATCGCCCAGCGGCACGATGAACAACAGTCCCAGTGCGTAGCCGAGCTGGGTGACGGTCACGACGAGCCCGATGGAGGCGGGGCGGATGGAGAAGTCGCGCGCCATCGCGTCGAGGAGCGGCTGGGCGTAATAAATATTCGCGACGCTGAGCCCGGCCGCGAGCGCGAAGAGCAGCTGGGCGCCCGGAGTCAGCCCGGTCGTTGGCGGACACCTCGCCTCGATGCACTCGGCGCCTGCCCCATCCACTGTCTGGGTGTGGCTCTCTTCACGCGGCCCTGCCTCTTGTCCGAGTCCCATCCGCGGCTCCATTCGTGTTCGTGGTTCTATTATAGGACCAGTTGCGCGACGGGCTGTCCAGTCCTATCTTGGAACCAGATGTGCTGACCGTTGGAGTGTCATCCCGATGAAGCGGACTGGTTTGAGTGGAGCGGAGTGCCCGGTGGCGCGGTCGTTGGATGCGATCGGCGATTGGTGGTCGCTGCTGATCATCCGCGATGCGTTTGACGGCATGCGACGCTTTGGCGAGTTCCAGAAGAGTCTCGGCGTGGCCAAGGGTATCTTGACGACGCGCCTGCGCAACCTGGTCGCCTTGGAGATACTGCGGCTTGCACCGGCTTCCGACGGCAGCGCGTATCAGGAGTATCTGCTGACGGAGAAGGGACGTGCCCTCTTCCACGTCGTGGTGAGCTTGCGCCAATGGGGCGAGCGGTATCTCTATGCACCGGGTGAGGTGCACTCCCTGTTGGTCGACAATGAGTCGGGCAGGCCTGTCGAGAGGCTGGAACTCCGGTCCTCGGATGGACGAGTCCTCGGCTGGACGGATACGACGGTGAGAAAGCGCCCATCCTCCTCTCCAAAACGACGCGGCCCGGCGGCAACGAAGCCGTCGCGCCGCGGGGCCGCCGAGAGCTGATTCGAGATGAAATCCCTGGAGCGGTGGAAGCAGAAGGCCCGGGCACTCAAGGCGGAGGTGGCGGCGCTGCTCCTCGCGGTCCGACACCCCGCGGTGCCGTGGTACGCCAAGCTCCTGGCGGCGGCGGTGGTCGCGTATGCCCTGAGTCCCGTGGACCTCATCCCGGACTTCATCCCCGTCCTGGGCTACCTCGACGACCTGATTCTCCTCCCGCTGGGCCTCCTGCTCGTCCGCCGGCTCATCCCTCCGGCCGTGCTCGCGGAATGCCGGGAGAAGGCCCTTCGAGAGGCGCACCCGCGCAAGGCGAACTGGATCGCTGGCACCATCATCATCGCCCTCTGGGCAGCGCTCGGGTTCTTGCTCGTGCGGTGGTGGTGGCACCGGGCTTCCTGATGGGCCGTCCCCAAGGTGACAGACCCTGACCCCGCTTCCATGTTTTACTTGGATGAAGGATATTCTCTGGATTCCTGGAGATGCCTCCAGCCGTACGTATGGAGAGGAGTCGAGTCATGAGGTTTCAGTGGGTCCGGATGCTCGCCGTTTTGTGGGCGGCAGGCTGTGGAGTCAGCGCGGAGGAGAAGGCCCTGGTCCAGGTCGAGCAGTCGCTCGCGGGCTTCGAGGTGAGCGCGCCGCTGTCGCTCAACAAGATCGCCTTCCTCCAGGGCGAGCGCGTCGAAGGCTCCGTCACCTACAA
The DNA window shown above is from Cystobacter fuscus DSM 2262 and carries:
- a CDS encoding DUF423 domain-containing protein, which produces MRLWLILGAASAFLSVAAGAFGAHALRTRLPPDMQTIFETGARYHMYHSLGLIAVGLLAHLRPSPLLNGAGWALVVGIVLFSGSLYALALSGVRVLGAITPLGGVGFLVGWVLFALAAWRQG
- a CDS encoding SET domain-containing protein, with protein sequence MPAPSSKKPTSRKSSPPALQPFELRPSSIQGQGAFATRPIKKGDRIIEYLGERITQDEADERYDDSAMARHHTFLFSVDDDTVIDAARGGNDARFINHSCAPNCQAFLEDERIYIYALRDIAVGDELSYDYGYERTEDMGPEEEALYVCRCGAPNCRGTILAPLKKEEPKKKASAKKSSKKTSSSKKKSSKKAPSKVGGKRASKARSGRGDKGRTRAARG
- a CDS encoding dipeptidyl-peptidase 5, whose protein sequence is MTLSLFAALALTAAPTAPQPYTAQDQVMMRRIQDPSVSPDGKRIAFVLRTTDLEANRGRTDLWLVNTDGTSPRQLTFTPESEGQPTWSPDGQSLFFLSSRGGSSQVFLLPLDGGESRAVTKLPLDVSAFRLSRDGRMLAVALEVYPDCPTLECTPQRQKEQAQKKSTGRVHEQLFVRHWDTWADGRRSHLFVLPVDGSAAPRDVMAGMDADGPSKPFGGPEEFTFTPDGKGLVFTARDVGRTEAWSTDLDLFLASVERPGKPRKLTEKNRATDTQPVFSPDGKTLAYLAMSRPGFEADRLRVVLRAWPEGPERVLAESWDRSAGALTWSADGKSLLATAADTGQQPVFSLDVASGQVRTLMGQGSCSDPRALPDGRVVFLRDDLKSPADLYVMRADGSEPRQLTRVNADALARIRFGDFEQFSFPGWNGEKVHAFVVKPVDFEPKKKYPVAFLIHGGPQGSFGNHFHYRWNPQAYAGRGYVAVMVDFHGSTGYGQAFTDSISGDWGGKPLEDLRKGLEAALARYPFMDAGRVCALGASYGGFMINWLESQEPERFRCLVNHDGNLDEKMAYFNTEELWFPEWEHGGTPWEKPEGFTKHNPIDHVAKWKTPMLVIHGGQDFRVVDTQGLSTFTVLQRRGIPSKLLYFPDENHWVVKPANSLQWHEEVLSWLDQWTKNPAPKAKAAK
- a CDS encoding catalase family protein; this translates as MTHYIRYTDSVEVRQADEDALIQKIVTSMGRVNRAHFEHHRHALRDAHAKSHGVLVGTLTVLDGLPEHLRQGVFAEPRSYPIVVRFSSAPGELQSDRIATLRGMAIKMLGVEGNKVLPEHRDEKTQDWLLVNHPVIPFGDVSAYWKAQQFAESRGSTSEFSKQLTSTLARGAHKVLGLAGVHNETVKVLAVRNTHPLGETFHSMAALRFGDYLAKLSAAPLSPELRRLTGRELDIDEPSSGVRDLVTAFFDAHPAEYELRAQLCTDLERMPVEDASVEWPESLSPHQPIARISLPRQDAYSPARRVYADDVLSFNPWHCIEAHRPLGSIMRVRRTAYEASSRFRHEMNVRPRVEPRDISDIPA
- a CDS encoding aminotransferase class V-fold PLP-dependent enzyme, translated to MAPSPDFDAYRSEFPIVREQLAFNHAGVSPTSQRAATAIREWSEDLLLHGVRYERGWEARTEATRALAARIIGAEPEEIAFVRNTGHGLGLVAEGLDWRPGDEVAVAASIEYPSNVYPWLHLRDRGVSVREIEAREGGVTPEAVAAALTPRTRLVAVSSVQFASGHRTDLEAIGALCERAGVLFCVDGIQSVGCIPVDVKKCRIHFLSADSHKWMIGVAGIGFFYVDRNVLPRVRPVLVGWRSTTDLWNFNRSHFELRPDARKFEEGSHNYAGIYALHAALGLLLEVGMDAVAARIRELLVHADAELRALGCSTGPTPEHRAGILTFLPPRGDVTALAAHLTEHLVSFSLRRGRIRLSPHFYIQPAEVDRVVALVRDFSGR
- a CDS encoding amidase, whose translation is MNTNELASLARLDGMAQAELCARGEVSAAELFDACLARIDALNPLLRPVVTVARERPLPAGPGPFSGVPFLVKDSTPWPGLRWSMGSRLFAANVAQRQTPYGKRLEESGLVCAGKSAASEFGLLASTETLLEGVTHNPWELACSATGSSGGSAVAVAAGLVPLAHANDGGGSLRIPASACGLFGFKPSRGRTVPASFVSSDFGDMTSDHCISRSVRDSALLLSLTEDRSSAAPVGFVRDPIARRLRIAAWTRTAMGEEPEPRVRRAYDEAVALLSELGHEVEPITPPLFEGPELGDAFFLVSGAAVADVVERIDQTRDEPVQHDELEPFTWGLVETFLARGPDALPRARAAFARAVRAYGEATRGYDVVLTPTIATEPWRIGHLSPIHGREELLRRTGRALGYTPIQNIAGCPGMSVPLHFPGDGPPIGTHFAAAPGADALLLGLAYQLEQARPWKERWAPYSIPALF
- a CDS encoding NACHT domain-containing protein, whose translation is MSSRVEEQLLALTAATAFQLVWEGLKGLGKRIADHDRVRRGMHAYARNFLERYGNIKVLNMDRPVPLREVYVAAQAIPPRAMKSFSSVEELHKLFLLRGKRLSWPKARPGSKTDCLEHANKSRFLNVLGSPGAGKSTFLRRLGLEALLPRRTWSVPLLESLGRGPDLGAIELSRYEHDCLPVLIELRRFRTDAIDLALLIQNELAICGLPESGELTGTLLEEGRLLILLDGVDEIPDCQLDKAISHMSDFVDRYSGNRFVISCRTAFYKGYFSRFQDVLLSDFDDQQIASFVHNWFRSDTDLQYQLAEEFLKTLGEPAHASAKELAHTPLLLTFLCLTYDDRQRLPANRSELYRQALEILMERWAASKRIHHEPVYRELHVRMEVQMLAEIAASAFRDDRYFFTRRELTDSITHFLREELNAPKHLNGDQVLQAIEVQQGLIVQRAQDAWSFSHLTLQEYLTAVWHDDPQRLVELVRTHLFDACWREVFILLAGAVRQADELLLRMQQTAEKHLGNAVRLVRWASSKHVPLDDAEQTAARRAFAMALAFDISQAIDLDRLLVEEFDPGLKRDFAVSLIIGRLEAHGLEFDFNLVRDLIRDLGASHDLVYDFNLDCSCIWAQSNGRARDFFVRHARSLINAFAVLASTRVLSGRWDEVGPRVQALRHRLSWEASFHDVLETWRQLLGLFVKTLQLPPEPRELVEGRARLEKYLSACQLIIHCKNAAMRVSRSAWEDICQRMLNPPA